One window of Chryseobacterium sp. JJR-5R genomic DNA carries:
- a CDS encoding AraC family transcriptional regulator, which yields MTEGNKKEIYDCSAGTLLYHHWEDPHYNVKPDIFTRGLHIEITEEWFEKFQLSKNKIEGSLNIKNPAIKVLMYKIFKETKLNDDFPDLSVHQLLLSLFNQLSNQKSNSEKKPVWVKQIDEILHERFTEKLSLIDLSKILDIHPMHLSRDFQKYFQCNLGEYLRKLRVEKSLKILTHFESLSEVALECGFSDQSHFIRCFKENIGITPLKYRKILGSSFI from the coding sequence ATGACGGAAGGGAATAAGAAAGAAATCTATGATTGCTCAGCAGGAACTTTGCTTTATCATCATTGGGAAGATCCGCATTACAACGTCAAACCAGATATTTTTACCCGAGGTTTGCATATTGAAATCACAGAAGAATGGTTTGAAAAATTTCAGCTTTCAAAGAATAAAATTGAAGGAAGCCTTAACATTAAAAATCCTGCAATAAAGGTATTGATGTATAAAATTTTTAAAGAAACAAAATTAAATGATGATTTTCCTGATCTTTCTGTCCATCAACTTTTATTAAGCCTCTTTAATCAATTATCCAATCAAAAAAGCAATTCAGAAAAGAAGCCTGTATGGGTAAAACAAATTGATGAGATCCTGCATGAGCGTTTCACAGAAAAATTAAGTTTAATTGACCTTTCAAAGATCTTGGATATTCATCCTATGCATTTAAGCAGAGATTTTCAGAAATATTTTCAGTGTAATCTGGGAGAATATCTCAGGAAATTAAGAGTCGAAAAATCGCTGAAAATTTTAACTCATTTTGAGTCTTTATCGGAAGTGGCACTGGAATGCGGATTTTCAGACCAAAGTCATTTTATTCGATGCTTTAAAGAAAATATCGGAATTACACCTTTGAAATATAGAAAGATTTTGGGCTCATCTTTTATATAA
- a CDS encoding helix-turn-helix transcriptional regulator, with amino-acid sequence MHQERLLKEIRKKTGGKSLNDEIANILNISYDAAHRRASQKAKFSFEEALELAKYYQVSLDQFMTSDHQILVQKTPAVTETEDLQSFFKNNLKVFENLPGSEMTVYYSAKDIPFFYTLSDTLLSRFKVYVWMNLLNAKQVFIPFLKFSLPYFETNTKELRKKYEEQNVVELWNENTISSILQQVLFYSDTGLLQRNEAEIILKELRTLIEYIEKKTESNPKFHLYENELMHLSNDIFFHHPQQSLFAVPVNMFGYILINDEKTCEETRNYFEHQIKNSKSLNTSGNRDRKIFFNKMYRQIENLNQKL; translated from the coding sequence ATGCATCAGGAACGTTTACTTAAGGAAATCAGAAAGAAAACAGGCGGTAAATCTTTGAATGATGAAATTGCCAACATTCTCAACATAAGCTATGATGCGGCACACCGGAGAGCTTCACAGAAAGCGAAATTCAGTTTTGAGGAAGCACTGGAGCTGGCAAAATATTATCAGGTTTCCCTGGATCAGTTCATGACTTCGGACCATCAGATCCTGGTGCAGAAAACCCCGGCGGTTACTGAAACAGAAGACCTGCAGTCATTTTTCAAGAACAATCTGAAGGTTTTTGAGAACCTGCCGGGCTCTGAAATGACGGTCTATTATTCTGCGAAGGACATTCCGTTTTTTTATACCCTTTCCGATACGCTGCTTTCCCGTTTCAAGGTATACGTATGGATGAACCTGCTGAATGCAAAACAGGTTTTTATCCCTTTCCTGAAGTTTTCACTTCCCTATTTTGAAACCAACACCAAAGAACTGAGAAAGAAATACGAGGAACAGAATGTTGTGGAACTGTGGAATGAAAATACGATTTCCAGCATCCTTCAACAGGTATTATTTTACAGTGATACGGGACTTTTGCAGAGAAATGAAGCGGAAATTATCCTGAAAGAACTCAGAACGCTGATTGAATACATTGAAAAGAAAACAGAAAGCAACCCGAAATTCCACCTTTATGAGAATGAGCTGATGCATCTTTCCAACGACATTTTCTTCCATCATCCGCAGCAGTCGCTTTTCGCCGTGCCTGTCAACATGTTCGGCTACATCCTGATCAATGATGAGAAAACCTGTGAAGAAACCCGGAATTATTTTGAACACCAGATCAAAAATTCAAAATCGCTAAATACTTCCGGAAACAGGGACCGGAAAATATTTTTTAATAAAATGTACAGGCAGATTGAAAATTTAAATCAAAAACTTTAA
- a CDS encoding CDP-alcohol phosphatidyltransferase family protein yields the protein MKTIPYILIAVRFILAPIILALAYFNGTESRFLILTLMYAGLLTDIFDGIIARKAGISSEKLRRLDSQTDLIFWLSLGFASYFLNPELIKNEWPAILLIFAMEALCYLVSFLKFGKETCTHAFLSKIWGLSLLVAFTYLIGFQQAGWAFYLAVGLGFISHLDVILIILMLPKWQYDIPSSYHAWMIRSGKQRKKSVFFN from the coding sequence ATGAAAACAATACCCTATATTTTAATCGCCGTGAGATTTATTCTTGCCCCAATTATTCTTGCTTTAGCTTATTTTAATGGTACAGAATCCCGGTTTTTAATTTTAACATTGATGTATGCCGGATTGCTTACCGATATTTTTGACGGAATCATTGCCCGGAAAGCAGGCATTTCATCGGAAAAACTGCGGAGACTGGACAGCCAGACCGATTTAATTTTCTGGCTTTCGCTGGGCTTTGCTTCCTATTTTCTGAATCCTGAACTGATAAAAAACGAATGGCCGGCCATCCTTTTAATCTTTGCCATGGAAGCGCTTTGTTACCTCGTCAGCTTCCTGAAATTCGGAAAAGAAACCTGTACGCATGCCTTTTTATCAAAAATATGGGGACTGAGCCTGCTGGTTGCTTTTACTTATCTGATAGGATTCCAACAGGCGGGCTGGGCTTTTTATCTGGCCGTAGGCCTAGGGTTTATTTCCCATCTGGATGTTATTCTTATTATTTTGATGCTCCCCAAATGGCAGTATGACATTCCCAGTTCTTATCATGCCTGGATGATCCGCAGCGGAAAACAAAGGAAAAAGTCGGTTTTCTTCAATTAA
- the rimM gene encoding ribosome maturation factor RimM (Essential for efficient processing of 16S rRNA), whose translation MRKEDCYLLGKITRRHGLAGNVILKLDTDQPELYNKLESIFVEINGLLVPFFIEKSSWSKLDALNIAFKNSNEALVDQSLGKDVYLPLSTLPKLSGKQFYYHEIIGYSILDENDRDCGVIRSVNDQTAQVYFVTNLDGKEVVIPMIKDWIIEVNRDERFIKIQLPEGLIDVFLVPSKKDE comes from the coding sequence ATGCGTAAAGAAGATTGCTATTTATTAGGAAAAATCACACGCAGACACGGACTTGCGGGCAACGTTATCCTTAAACTGGATACCGATCAGCCCGAGCTTTACAATAAACTGGAATCAATATTCGTTGAAATCAACGGATTATTGGTTCCTTTTTTTATTGAAAAATCATCCTGGAGCAAATTGGATGCCCTGAACATCGCTTTTAAAAATTCCAATGAAGCACTCGTAGACCAATCCCTGGGTAAAGACGTATATTTGCCGCTGTCTACATTACCGAAACTTTCCGGCAAACAGTTTTATTACCATGAAATCATCGGGTACAGCATCCTGGATGAAAACGATCGGGACTGCGGCGTCATCCGTTCAGTAAATGATCAGACCGCCCAGGTCTATTTCGTGACCAATCTGGATGGTAAAGAAGTAGTGATCCCCATGATCAAAGACTGGATTATCGAAGTGAACAGAGATGAAAGATTCATCAAAATACAGCTTCCCGAAGGTCTTATCGATGTTTTTCTCGTTCCTTCCAAGAAAGACGAATAA
- a CDS encoding 30S ribosomal protein S16 — translation MSVKIRLQRHGKKGKPFFHIVVADSRARRDGRFIEKLGTYNPITNPATIDLNVDSAVKWLNNGAQPTDTARAILSYKGALYKKHLQGGVAKGAFDEAEAEKRFNAWVEAKDSKVQGKVEGLTKAQADAKKAALDAEAKVNEARIAAATQADADAKAAEEAANAPAAEETTEGEAPAAESTEENTEA, via the coding sequence GACACGGTAAAAAAGGTAAGCCTTTTTTCCACATCGTGGTAGCAGATTCCAGAGCAAGAAGAGATGGTAGATTCATCGAAAAACTTGGAACTTACAACCCAATTACTAACCCTGCAACTATTGATTTGAACGTTGATTCTGCTGTAAAGTGGTTAAACAACGGTGCTCAACCGACTGATACTGCAAGAGCGATCCTTTCTTACAAAGGTGCCCTTTACAAAAAACACTTACAAGGTGGTGTTGCCAAAGGTGCTTTTGATGAGGCTGAAGCTGAAAAAAGATTCAATGCATGGGTAGAAGCCAAAGATTCAAAAGTACAAGGTAAAGTAGAAGGTTTAACGAAAGCTCAGGCTGACGCTAAGAAAGCTGCTTTAGATGCTGAAGCTAAAGTGAATGAAGCCAGAATTGCTGCTGCAACACAGGCTGATGCGGATGCCAAAGCTGCTGAAGAAGCTGCAAACGCACCTGCTGCTGAAGAAACTACTGAAGGAGAAGCACCTGCTGCCGAGTCTACTGAAGAAAACACTGAAGCTTAA
- a CDS encoding serine hydrolase, with the protein MKTEGIKTVLQRNNIGKIFFTDKKIGEDILKQADFLDSYTFTNKSNLFFVAYFDNSLTNHKHFLSPEVPSDSLFKSGNYQFTLFVDGREIYKSNLLPGAPPSEIQDKVTSLYRPFIDNINGQGSWSESFWNRFLNNGGDKALSDGSHTLKMEIRPYVRTETVKTGEIIASGSLELNVIRNPKIDISNITLNRIVPYNGFSVSREKYDTEKIKLLKGSIDEGIFKKINSVVVIKNGEILMEEYFNGENRETLHDPRSVGKSFTSTLMGQAISDGYIKNESESLKTFYQLNQFENFSAAKEQITIKDLLTMSSGFDGNDEDYNSPGNEENMYPTSDWVKFTLDLPFQEKLDHTWHYFTAGVVLLGDIINKSVPNGLERYADEKLLKPLGINHYEWQYTPQGIPNTAGSIRMNALDFAKYGQLYKNNGVWNKKQILSKTWVNRTFTKQKQISGREDEYYGYLFWNKSYKSKGTLYEAFYCAGNGGNYILVFKDQPLVMVITASAYGQPYAHSQIDKIIQDYLLPAMYE; encoded by the coding sequence GTGAAAACTGAAGGCATAAAAACAGTATTGCAGAGAAATAATATCGGTAAAATATTTTTTACCGATAAGAAAATTGGGGAAGATATTTTGAAGCAGGCAGATTTTCTGGATTCTTATACGTTTACCAACAAGAGTAATCTTTTTTTCGTTGCTTATTTTGACAATTCATTGACCAATCACAAGCATTTTCTGTCGCCGGAAGTTCCGTCAGATTCTTTATTCAAAAGCGGTAACTACCAATTTACCCTGTTTGTGGACGGAAGAGAAATTTATAAGAGTAATCTGCTGCCGGGAGCTCCGCCATCTGAAATCCAGGATAAAGTGACTTCATTATACAGACCTTTTATAGACAATATTAATGGTCAGGGTTCCTGGAGCGAATCTTTCTGGAACCGATTTCTGAATAATGGTGGAGACAAAGCTCTTTCGGATGGCAGCCATACCCTGAAAATGGAAATCCGCCCTTATGTAAGAACCGAAACTGTAAAAACAGGCGAAATAATAGCTTCCGGAAGCCTGGAGCTTAACGTTATAAGAAATCCAAAAATTGATATTTCAAATATTACTTTAAACAGAATAGTTCCTTACAATGGATTTTCTGTTTCCAGAGAAAAATATGATACAGAAAAAATAAAATTACTTAAAGGTTCCATAGATGAAGGAATATTTAAAAAGATAAACAGTGTTGTTGTTATAAAAAACGGCGAAATATTAATGGAGGAATACTTTAATGGAGAAAATAGAGAAACGCTGCACGACCCGCGCTCTGTAGGAAAATCATTTACGTCAACATTGATGGGACAGGCAATTTCGGACGGTTATATCAAAAATGAATCAGAGTCCCTTAAAACTTTTTACCAGCTTAATCAATTTGAAAATTTCAGTGCAGCCAAAGAGCAGATTACAATTAAAGATCTTTTGACAATGAGTTCCGGATTCGACGGAAATGATGAAGATTATAACAGTCCAGGAAATGAAGAGAATATGTATCCGACTTCCGATTGGGTAAAGTTTACGCTGGATTTGCCTTTTCAGGAAAAGCTTGATCATACATGGCATTATTTTACAGCAGGAGTCGTTTTATTAGGTGATATTATCAATAAATCGGTACCGAACGGTTTAGAAAGATATGCTGATGAAAAACTACTCAAGCCACTCGGTATCAATCACTATGAATGGCAGTATACCCCGCAGGGCATTCCAAATACAGCAGGCAGTATCAGGATGAATGCTTTGGATTTTGCAAAGTATGGCCAACTCTATAAAAATAATGGGGTCTGGAACAAAAAACAAATTCTCTCAAAGACTTGGGTAAACCGTACTTTTACAAAACAAAAACAAATATCCGGCAGGGAAGATGAATATTATGGTTATCTGTTCTGGAACAAAAGCTACAAATCAAAAGGTACATTATATGAAGCTTTTTATTGTGCGGGAAATGGAGGAAACTATATTTTGGTCTTTAAAGATCAGCCATTAGTAATGGTTATTACAGCAAGTGCCTATGGGCAACCTTATGCCCATTCCCAGATTGATAAAATTATACAGGATTATTTATTGCCCGCAATGTATGAGTAA
- the asnS gene encoding asparagine--tRNA ligase yields the protein MKKQTIKEVLQDYRKVLHHDITVYGWVRTFRANRFIALNDGSTINNLQIVVDFENFDEEIINKISTAASLKVIGEVVESQGAGQAVEIIAKKIIILGDNFTEERDKTILQPKKHSLETLRDQAHLRFRTNLFGAVFRVRHAVSFAIHSFFNQNQFFYINTPIVTGADAEGAGEMFGVTNFDLNNIPRDEQGDIDFAQDFFGKKTNLTVSGQLEGETAAMGLGRIYTFGPTFRAENSNTTRHLAEFWMIEPEVAFNNLEDNIDLAEDFLKYVIQYVLDHCKDDLDFLDKRFAEEQKTKPEKERAKEGLIEKLENVVAKRFKRVSYTEAIEILLNSKENKKGKFQYPVENWGADLQSEHERYLVEKHFESPVVLFDYPKEIKAFYMKLNDDNKTVAAMDVLFPGIGEIIGGSEREARLDVLKQKMAEMHVDEHELWWYMDTRKFGSVPHAGFGLGLERLVLFVTGMTNIRDVIPFPRTPKNAEF from the coding sequence ATGAAAAAGCAGACGATTAAGGAAGTCCTACAGGATTACAGGAAAGTATTACATCATGATATCACGGTTTACGGCTGGGTAAGAACGTTCCGTGCCAATCGCTTCATTGCGCTTAATGATGGTTCCACGATTAATAATTTGCAGATCGTTGTTGATTTCGAAAATTTCGACGAAGAGATTATTAACAAAATAAGTACGGCTGCTTCTCTAAAGGTTATTGGTGAAGTGGTTGAAAGCCAGGGAGCCGGACAGGCCGTGGAAATTATCGCTAAAAAAATTATTATTTTAGGGGATAACTTTACAGAAGAAAGGGATAAAACGATTCTTCAGCCCAAAAAACACTCATTGGAAACGTTGAGAGATCAGGCCCATTTGAGATTCAGGACCAATTTATTCGGAGCTGTTTTCAGAGTGCGCCACGCGGTGAGTTTTGCCATCCACTCTTTCTTTAACCAGAACCAGTTCTTTTACATCAATACGCCGATCGTAACGGGTGCTGATGCAGAAGGTGCAGGGGAAATGTTCGGGGTAACCAATTTTGATCTGAATAACATTCCGAGAGATGAGCAGGGCGATATTGATTTTGCCCAGGATTTCTTCGGTAAAAAAACCAACCTGACGGTTTCCGGACAGCTTGAAGGCGAGACTGCTGCTATGGGATTGGGAAGAATCTATACATTCGGGCCTACATTCCGTGCAGAAAACTCCAACACCACAAGGCACCTTGCAGAATTCTGGATGATCGAACCGGAAGTGGCTTTCAATAACCTTGAAGATAACATTGATCTGGCAGAAGACTTTTTAAAATACGTTATCCAGTATGTATTAGACCACTGTAAAGATGACCTGGACTTCTTGGACAAACGCTTTGCAGAAGAACAGAAAACAAAACCGGAGAAAGAAAGAGCAAAAGAAGGTCTTATTGAAAAGCTTGAAAATGTGGTGGCCAAGCGTTTCAAAAGAGTTTCTTACACGGAAGCCATTGAAATTTTATTGAATTCAAAAGAAAATAAAAAGGGTAAATTCCAGTATCCTGTTGAAAACTGGGGGGCGGATCTTCAGTCTGAGCATGAAAGATACCTGGTTGAAAAGCACTTTGAGAGCCCGGTTGTCCTGTTTGATTACCCGAAAGAGATCAAAGCGTTCTATATGAAGCTGAATGATGATAACAAAACCGTTGCCGCTATGGATGTTCTTTTCCCGGGAATCGGCGAGATCATCGGAGGTTCGGAAAGAGAAGCGAGACTGGATGTTTTGAAACAGAAAATGGCAGAAATGCATGTTGACGAGCATGAGCTCTGGTGGTATATGGATACCCGCAAATTCGGTTCCGTGCCGCACGCAGGGTTTGGCCTTGGTCTGGAAAGACTGGTGCTTTTTGTAACGGGAATGACCAACATCAGGGATGTGATTCCTTTTCCGAGGACTCCCAAAAATGCTGAATTTTAA
- the rpoN gene encoding RNA polymerase factor sigma-54, producing the protein MLKQHLQLKLGQKLAPQQIQLMKLIQLHTLEFEEELERELEENPALEIAKEESKEDDYASLEEPYESEGTDSIETDFDVDQYLYDDEPTYKTASSNYSPDDEEFDNESLLTEGQSLYDYLLEQIHLINISSEDEKIAEYLIGNLDTDGYLRREIKSIVDDLAFSQGIYTTKEKIEDILENYVQKLDPPGVGARGLQECLLLQIEKKVSANKAVSLAANILRFQFDALTNKHYNKIIQKYDIEEEDLKDALEEISKLSPKVGGNFDTQTITINQEIIPDFVIQVKDGQVIPMLNSKNAPTLRVSEEYKDILTTYSHDKNSSEHKQAALFIKQKLDAAKWYIDAINQRQNTLLQTITAIVKFQKQYFITGDEKSLRPMILKDIADITGFDISTISRVVKSKYADTSNGIIYLKDLFSDSLTNDDGEEVSTKEIKMHLQEVISRENKRKPLTDDALVIILKEQGYNIARRTIAKYREQLNIPVARLRKEL; encoded by the coding sequence ATGCTTAAACAACACTTACAACTCAAATTAGGACAAAAGCTGGCTCCTCAACAAATCCAGCTGATGAAACTGATCCAGCTTCACACCCTTGAGTTTGAGGAGGAACTTGAAAGAGAATTAGAAGAAAACCCGGCCCTGGAAATTGCAAAAGAAGAATCCAAAGAAGATGATTATGCTTCGCTGGAAGAACCGTATGAAAGTGAAGGTACAGACAGCATTGAAACTGATTTTGATGTTGACCAGTATCTTTATGACGATGAGCCGACTTATAAAACAGCATCCAGCAACTATTCTCCTGACGACGAAGAGTTTGATAACGAAAGCCTTTTAACGGAAGGGCAGTCTCTTTATGACTACCTGCTGGAGCAGATCCACCTGATCAACATCAGCAGTGAGGATGAGAAAATTGCAGAATACCTCATCGGTAACCTGGATACGGACGGTTACTTAAGAAGGGAAATCAAATCAATTGTTGATGACCTTGCCTTCTCTCAGGGAATTTATACGACCAAGGAAAAAATTGAAGATATTCTTGAAAATTATGTACAGAAGCTTGATCCGCCCGGAGTAGGGGCAAGAGGCCTCCAGGAATGCCTTCTTCTACAGATTGAGAAGAAAGTGAGTGCCAACAAAGCGGTTTCTCTGGCTGCCAATATTCTGAGGTTCCAGTTTGACGCGCTTACCAATAAGCATTACAACAAAATTATCCAGAAATACGATATTGAAGAAGAAGACCTGAAAGATGCATTGGAAGAAATCTCCAAATTATCGCCTAAAGTCGGCGGGAATTTTGATACCCAGACCATTACCATCAACCAGGAAATTATTCCGGATTTCGTTATTCAGGTAAAAGACGGGCAGGTTATCCCTATGCTGAACAGCAAAAATGCCCCTACTTTAAGAGTATCCGAAGAATACAAGGATATTTTGACTACCTATTCCCACGATAAAAATTCTTCTGAGCACAAGCAGGCTGCTTTATTCATCAAACAGAAGCTGGATGCTGCAAAATGGTATATTGATGCGATTAACCAGCGCCAGAATACTTTACTGCAGACCATTACGGCTATTGTGAAATTCCAGAAGCAATATTTTATCACAGGCGATGAGAAATCCCTAAGGCCGATGATCCTGAAAGATATTGCAGATATTACAGGTTTTGATATTTCTACCATTTCAAGAGTAGTAAAAAGCAAATATGCAGACACTTCAAACGGGATTATTTATTTGAAAGACCTGTTCTCGGACAGCCTGACGAATGATGACGGTGAAGAAGTTTCTACCAAAGAAATCAAAATGCACCTGCAGGAAGTAATCAGCAGGGAAAATAAGAGGAAACCATTGACTGATGATGCCCTGGTGATTATCCTGAAGGAACAGGGATATAATATTGCAAGAAGAACAATCGCCAAATACCGCGAACAGCTTAATATTCCGGTTGCAAGGCTCAGAAAAGAACTTTAA